The Pan troglodytes isolate AG18354 chromosome 1, NHGRI_mPanTro3-v2.0_pri, whole genome shotgun sequence genome includes a region encoding these proteins:
- the PIK3CD gene encoding phosphatidylinositol 4,5-bisphosphate 3-kinase catalytic subunit delta isoform isoform X2: MPPGVDCPMEFWTKEENQSVVVDFLLPTGVYLNFPVSRNANLSTIKQLLWHRAQYEPLFHMLSGPEAYVFTCINQTAEQQELEDEQRRLCDVQPFLPVLRLVAREGDRVKKLINSQISLLIGKGLHEFDSLCDPEVNDFRAKMCQFCEEAAARRQQLGWEAWLQYSFPLQLEPSARTWGPGTLRLPNRALLVNVKFEGSEESFTFQVSTKDVPLALMACALRKKATVFRQPLVEQPEDYTLQVNGRHEYLYGSYPLCQFQYICSCLHSGLTPHLTMVHSSSILAMRDEQSNPAPQVQKPRAKPPPIPAKKPSSVSLWSLEQPFRIELIQGSKVNADERMKLVVQAGLFHGNEMLCKTVSSSEVSVCSEPVWKQRLEFDINICDLPRMARLCFALYAVIEKAKKARSTKKKSKKADCPIAWANLMLFDYKDQLKTGERCLYMWPSVPDEKGELLNPTGTVRSNPNTDSAAALLICLPEVAPHPVYYPALEKILELGRHSECVHVTEEELQLREILERRGSGELYEHEKDLVWKLRHEVQEHFPEALARLLLVTKWNKHEDVAQMLYLLCSWPELPVLSALELLDFSFPDCHVGSFAIKSLRKLTDDELFQYLLQLVQVLKYESYLDCELTKFLLDRALANRKIGHFLFWHLRSEMHVPSVALRFGLILEAYCRGSTHHMKVLMKQGEALSKLKALNDFVKLSSQKTPKPQTKELMHLCMRQEAYLEALSHLQSPLDPSTLLAEVCVEQCTFMDSKMKPLWIMYSNEEAGSGGSVGIIFKNGDDLRQDMLTLQMIQLMDVLWKQEGLDLRMTPYGCLPTGDRTGLIEVVLRSDTIANIQLNKSNMAATAAFNKDALLNWLKSKNPGEALDRAIEEFTLSCAGYCVATYVLGIGDRHSDNIMIRESGQLFHIDFGHFLGNFKTKFGINRERVPFILTYDFVHVIQQGKTNNSEKFERFRGYCERAYTILRRHGLLFLHLFALMRAAGLPELSCSKDIQYLKDSLALGKTEEEALKHFRVKFNEALRESWKTKVNWLAHNVSKDNRQ, translated from the exons ATGCCCCCTGGGGTGGACTGCCCCATGGAATTCTGGACCAAGGAGGAGAATCAGAGCGTCGTGGTTGACTTCCTGCTGCCCACAGGGGTCTACCTGAACTTCCCTGTGTCCCGCAATGCCAACCTCAGCACCATCAAGCAG CTGCTGTGGCACCGCGCCCAGTATGAGCCGCTCTTCCACATGCTCAGTGGCCCCGAGGCCTATGTGTTCACCTGCATCAACCAGACAGCGGAGCAGCAAGAGCTGGAGGACGAGCAACGGCGTCTGTGTGACGTGCAGCCCTTCCTGCCCGTCCTGCGCCTGGTGGCCCGTGAGGGCGACCGCGTGAAGAAGCTCATCAACTCACAGATCAGCCTCCTCATCGGCAAAG GCCTCCATGAGTTTGACTCCTTGTGCGACCCAGAAGTGAACGACTTTCGCGCCAAGATGTGCCAATTCTGCGAGGAGGCGGCCGCCCGCCGGCAGCAGCTGGGCTGGGAGGCCTGGCTGCAGTACAGTTTCCCCCTGCAGCTGGAGCCCTCGGCTCGAACCTGGGGGCCTGGCACCCTGCGGCTCCCGAACCGGGCCCTTCTGGTCAACGTTAAGTTTGAGGGCAGCGAG gAGAGCTTCACCTTCCAGGTGTCCACCAAGGACGTGCCGCTGGCGCTGATGGCCTGTGCCCTGCGGAAGAAGGCCACGGTGTTCCGGCAGCCGCTGGTGGAGCAGCCGGAAGACTACACGCTGCAGGTGAACGGCAGGCATGAGTACCTGTATGGCAGCTACCCGCTCTGCCAGTTCCAG TACATCTGCAGCTGCCTGCACAGTGGGTTGACCCCTCACCTGACCATGGTCCATTCCTCCTCCATCCTCGCCATGCGGGATGAGCAGAGCAACCCTGCCCCCCAGGTCCAGAAACCGCGTGCCAAACCACCTCCCATTCCTGCGAAGAAG CCTTCCTCTGTGTCCCTGTGGTCCCTGGAGCAGCCGTTCCGCATCGAGCTCATCCAGGGCAGCAAAGTGAACGCCGACGAGCGGATGAAG TTGGTGGTGCAGGCCGGGCTTTTCCACGGCAACGAGATGCTGTGCAAGACGGTGTCCAGCTCGGAGGTGAGCGTGTGCTCGGAGCCCGTGTGGAAGCAGCGGCTGGAGTTCGACATCAACATCTGCGACCTGCCCCGCATGGCCCGTCTCTGCTTTGCGCTGTACGCCGTGATCGAGAAAGCCAAGAAGGCTCGCTCCACCAAGAAGAAGTCCAAGAAGGCG GACTGCCCCATTGCCTGGGCCAACCTCATGCTGTTTGACTACAAGGACCAGCTTAAGACCGGGGAACGCTGCCTCTATATGTGGCCCTCTGTCCCAG ATGAGAAGGGCGAGCTGCTGAACCCCACGGGCACTGTGCGCAGTAACCCCAACACGGATAGCGCCGCCGCCCTGCTCATCTGCCTGCCCGAGGTGGCCCCGCACCCCGTGTACTACCCTGCCCTGGAGAAG ATCTTGGAGCTGGGGCGACACAGCGAGTGTGTGCATGTCACTGAGGAGGAg CTGCAGCTGCGGGAAATCCTGGAGCGGCGGGGGTCTGGGGAGCTGTATGAGCACGAGAAGGACCTGGTGTGGAAGCTGCGGCATGAAGTCCAGGAGCACTTCCCGGAGGCGCTAGCCCGGCTGCTGCTGGTCACCAAGTGGAACAAGCATGAGGATGTGGCCCAG ATGCTCTACCTGCTGTGCTCCTGGCCGGAGCTGCCCGTCCTGAGCGCCCTGGAGCTGCTAGACTTCAGCTTCCCCGATTGCCACGTAGGCTCCTTCGCCATCAAGTCGCTGAGGAAACTGAC GGACGATGAGCTGTTCCAGTACCTGCTGCAGCTGGTGCAGGTGCTCAAGTACGAGTCCTACCTGGACTGCGAGCTGACCAAATTCCTGCTGGACCGGGCCCTGGCCAACCGCAAGATCGGCCACTTCCTTTTCTGGCACCTCCG CTCCGAGATGCACGTGCCGTCGGTGGCCCTGCGCTTCGGCCTCATCCTGGAGGCCTACTGCAGGGGCAGCACCCACCACATGAAGGTGCTGATGAAGCAG GGGGAAGCACTGAGCAAACTGAAGGCCCTGAATGACTTCGTCAAGCTGAGCTCTCAGAAGACCCCCAAGCCCCAGACCAAGGAGCTGATGCACTTGTGCATGCGGCAGGAGGCCTACCTAGAGGCCCTCTCCCACCTGCAGTCCCCACTCGACCCCAGCACCCTGCTGGCTGAAGTCTG CGTGGAGCAGTGCACCTTCATGGACTCCAAGATGAAGCCCCTGTGGATCATGTACAGCAACGAGGAGGCAGGCAGTGGCGGCAGCGTGGGCATCATCTTTAAGAACGGGGATG ACCTCCGGCAGGACATGCTGACCCTGCAGATGATCCAGCTCATGGACGTCCTGTGGAAGCAGGAGGGGCTGGACCTGAG GATGACCCCCTACGGCTGCCTCCCCACCGGGGACCGCACAGGCCTCATTGAGGTGGTACTCCGTTCAGACACCATCGCCAACATCCAACTCAACAAGAGCAACATGGCAGCCACAGCCGCCTTCAACAAGGACGCCCTGCTCAACTGGCTGAAGTCCAAGAACCCGGG GGAGGCCCTGGATCGAGCCATTGAGGAGTTCACCCTCTCCTGTGCTGGCTATTGTGTGGCCACATATGTGCTGGGCATCGGCGATCGGCACAGCGACAACATCATGATCCGAGAGAGTGGGCAG ctGTTCCACATTGATTTTGGCCACTTTCTGGGGAATTTCAAGACCAAGTTTGGAATCAACCGCGAGCGTGTCCCATTCATCCTCACCTATGACTTTGTCCATGTGATTCAGCAGGGGAAGACTAATAATAGTGAGAAATTTGAACG
- the PIK3CD gene encoding phosphatidylinositol 4,5-bisphosphate 3-kinase catalytic subunit delta isoform isoform X1, whose protein sequence is MPPGVDCPMEFWTKEENQSVVVDFLLPTGVYLNFPVSRNANLSTIKQLLWHRAQYEPLFHMLSGPEAYVFTCINQTAEQQELEDEQRRLCDVQPFLPVLRLVAREGDRVKKLINSQISLLIGKGLHEFDSLCDPEVNDFRAKMCQFCEEAAARRQQLGWEAWLQYSFPLQLEPSARTWGPGTLRLPNRALLVNVKFEGSEESFTFQVSTKDVPLALMACALRKKATVFRQPLVEQPEDYTLQVNGRHEYLYGSYPLCQFQYICSCLHSGLTPHLTMVHSSSILAMRDEQSNPAPQVQKPRAKPPPIPAKKPSSVSLWSLEQPFRIELIQGSKVNADERMKLVVQAGLFHGNEMLCKTVSSSEVSVCSEPVWKQRLEFDINICDLPRMARLCFALYAVIEKAKKARSTKKKSKKADCPIAWANLMLFDYKDQLKTGERCLYMWPSVPDEKGELLNPTGTVRSNPNTDSAAALLICLPEVAPHPVYYPALEKILELGRHSECVHVTEEEQLQLREILERRGSGELYEHEKDLVWKLRHEVQEHFPEALARLLLVTKWNKHEDVAQMLYLLCSWPELPVLSALELLDFSFPDCHVGSFAIKSLRKLTDDELFQYLLQLVQVLKYESYLDCELTKFLLDRALANRKIGHFLFWHLRSEMHVPSVALRFGLILEAYCRGSTHHMKVLMKQGEALSKLKALNDFVKLSSQKTPKPQTKELMHLCMRQEAYLEALSHLQSPLDPSTLLAEVCVEQCTFMDSKMKPLWIMYSNEEAGSGGSVGIIFKNGDDLRQDMLTLQMIQLMDVLWKQEGLDLRMTPYGCLPTGDRTGLIEVVLRSDTIANIQLNKSNMAATAAFNKDALLNWLKSKNPGEALDRAIEEFTLSCAGYCVATYVLGIGDRHSDNIMIRESGQLFHIDFGHFLGNFKTKFGINRERVPFILTYDFVHVIQQGKTNNSEKFERFRGYCERAYTILRRHGLLFLHLFALMRAAGLPELSCSKDIQYLKDSLALGKTEEEALKHFRVKFNEALRESWKTKVNWLAHNVSKDNRQ, encoded by the exons ATGCCCCCTGGGGTGGACTGCCCCATGGAATTCTGGACCAAGGAGGAGAATCAGAGCGTCGTGGTTGACTTCCTGCTGCCCACAGGGGTCTACCTGAACTTCCCTGTGTCCCGCAATGCCAACCTCAGCACCATCAAGCAG CTGCTGTGGCACCGCGCCCAGTATGAGCCGCTCTTCCACATGCTCAGTGGCCCCGAGGCCTATGTGTTCACCTGCATCAACCAGACAGCGGAGCAGCAAGAGCTGGAGGACGAGCAACGGCGTCTGTGTGACGTGCAGCCCTTCCTGCCCGTCCTGCGCCTGGTGGCCCGTGAGGGCGACCGCGTGAAGAAGCTCATCAACTCACAGATCAGCCTCCTCATCGGCAAAG GCCTCCATGAGTTTGACTCCTTGTGCGACCCAGAAGTGAACGACTTTCGCGCCAAGATGTGCCAATTCTGCGAGGAGGCGGCCGCCCGCCGGCAGCAGCTGGGCTGGGAGGCCTGGCTGCAGTACAGTTTCCCCCTGCAGCTGGAGCCCTCGGCTCGAACCTGGGGGCCTGGCACCCTGCGGCTCCCGAACCGGGCCCTTCTGGTCAACGTTAAGTTTGAGGGCAGCGAG gAGAGCTTCACCTTCCAGGTGTCCACCAAGGACGTGCCGCTGGCGCTGATGGCCTGTGCCCTGCGGAAGAAGGCCACGGTGTTCCGGCAGCCGCTGGTGGAGCAGCCGGAAGACTACACGCTGCAGGTGAACGGCAGGCATGAGTACCTGTATGGCAGCTACCCGCTCTGCCAGTTCCAG TACATCTGCAGCTGCCTGCACAGTGGGTTGACCCCTCACCTGACCATGGTCCATTCCTCCTCCATCCTCGCCATGCGGGATGAGCAGAGCAACCCTGCCCCCCAGGTCCAGAAACCGCGTGCCAAACCACCTCCCATTCCTGCGAAGAAG CCTTCCTCTGTGTCCCTGTGGTCCCTGGAGCAGCCGTTCCGCATCGAGCTCATCCAGGGCAGCAAAGTGAACGCCGACGAGCGGATGAAG TTGGTGGTGCAGGCCGGGCTTTTCCACGGCAACGAGATGCTGTGCAAGACGGTGTCCAGCTCGGAGGTGAGCGTGTGCTCGGAGCCCGTGTGGAAGCAGCGGCTGGAGTTCGACATCAACATCTGCGACCTGCCCCGCATGGCCCGTCTCTGCTTTGCGCTGTACGCCGTGATCGAGAAAGCCAAGAAGGCTCGCTCCACCAAGAAGAAGTCCAAGAAGGCG GACTGCCCCATTGCCTGGGCCAACCTCATGCTGTTTGACTACAAGGACCAGCTTAAGACCGGGGAACGCTGCCTCTATATGTGGCCCTCTGTCCCAG ATGAGAAGGGCGAGCTGCTGAACCCCACGGGCACTGTGCGCAGTAACCCCAACACGGATAGCGCCGCCGCCCTGCTCATCTGCCTGCCCGAGGTGGCCCCGCACCCCGTGTACTACCCTGCCCTGGAGAAG ATCTTGGAGCTGGGGCGACACAGCGAGTGTGTGCATGTCACTGAGGAGGAg CAGCTGCAGCTGCGGGAAATCCTGGAGCGGCGGGGGTCTGGGGAGCTGTATGAGCACGAGAAGGACCTGGTGTGGAAGCTGCGGCATGAAGTCCAGGAGCACTTCCCGGAGGCGCTAGCCCGGCTGCTGCTGGTCACCAAGTGGAACAAGCATGAGGATGTGGCCCAG ATGCTCTACCTGCTGTGCTCCTGGCCGGAGCTGCCCGTCCTGAGCGCCCTGGAGCTGCTAGACTTCAGCTTCCCCGATTGCCACGTAGGCTCCTTCGCCATCAAGTCGCTGAGGAAACTGAC GGACGATGAGCTGTTCCAGTACCTGCTGCAGCTGGTGCAGGTGCTCAAGTACGAGTCCTACCTGGACTGCGAGCTGACCAAATTCCTGCTGGACCGGGCCCTGGCCAACCGCAAGATCGGCCACTTCCTTTTCTGGCACCTCCG CTCCGAGATGCACGTGCCGTCGGTGGCCCTGCGCTTCGGCCTCATCCTGGAGGCCTACTGCAGGGGCAGCACCCACCACATGAAGGTGCTGATGAAGCAG GGGGAAGCACTGAGCAAACTGAAGGCCCTGAATGACTTCGTCAAGCTGAGCTCTCAGAAGACCCCCAAGCCCCAGACCAAGGAGCTGATGCACTTGTGCATGCGGCAGGAGGCCTACCTAGAGGCCCTCTCCCACCTGCAGTCCCCACTCGACCCCAGCACCCTGCTGGCTGAAGTCTG CGTGGAGCAGTGCACCTTCATGGACTCCAAGATGAAGCCCCTGTGGATCATGTACAGCAACGAGGAGGCAGGCAGTGGCGGCAGCGTGGGCATCATCTTTAAGAACGGGGATG ACCTCCGGCAGGACATGCTGACCCTGCAGATGATCCAGCTCATGGACGTCCTGTGGAAGCAGGAGGGGCTGGACCTGAG GATGACCCCCTACGGCTGCCTCCCCACCGGGGACCGCACAGGCCTCATTGAGGTGGTACTCCGTTCAGACACCATCGCCAACATCCAACTCAACAAGAGCAACATGGCAGCCACAGCCGCCTTCAACAAGGACGCCCTGCTCAACTGGCTGAAGTCCAAGAACCCGGG GGAGGCCCTGGATCGAGCCATTGAGGAGTTCACCCTCTCCTGTGCTGGCTATTGTGTGGCCACATATGTGCTGGGCATCGGCGATCGGCACAGCGACAACATCATGATCCGAGAGAGTGGGCAG ctGTTCCACATTGATTTTGGCCACTTTCTGGGGAATTTCAAGACCAAGTTTGGAATCAACCGCGAGCGTGTCCCATTCATCCTCACCTATGACTTTGTCCATGTGATTCAGCAGGGGAAGACTAATAATAGTGAGAAATTTGAACG
- the PIK3CD gene encoding phosphatidylinositol 4,5-bisphosphate 3-kinase catalytic subunit delta isoform isoform X3, translating into MPPGVDCPMEFWTKEENQSVVVDFLLPTGVYLNFPVSRNANLSTIKQLLWHRAQYEPLFHMLSGPEAYVFTCINQTAEQQELEDEQRRLCDVQPFLPVLRLVAREGDRVKKLINSQISLLIGKGLHEFDSLCDPEVNDFRAKMCQFCEEAAARRQQLGWEAWLQYSFPLQLEPSARTWGPGTLRLPNRALLVNVKFEGSEESFTFQVSTKDVPLALMACALRKKATVFRQPLVEQPEDYTLQVNGRHEYLYGSYPLCQFQSNPAPQVQKPRAKPPPIPAKKPSSVSLWSLEQPFRIELIQGSKVNADERMKLVVQAGLFHGNEMLCKTVSSSEVSVCSEPVWKQRLEFDINICDLPRMARLCFALYAVIEKAKKARSTKKKSKKADCPIAWANLMLFDYKDQLKTGERCLYMWPSVPDEKGELLNPTGTVRSNPNTDSAAALLICLPEVAPHPVYYPALEKILELGRHSECVHVTEEEQLQLREILERRGSGELYEHEKDLVWKLRHEVQEHFPEALARLLLVTKWNKHEDVAQMLYLLCSWPELPVLSALELLDFSFPDCHVGSFAIKSLRKLTDDELFQYLLQLVQVLKYESYLDCELTKFLLDRALANRKIGHFLFWHLRSEMHVPSVALRFGLILEAYCRGSTHHMKVLMKQGEALSKLKALNDFVKLSSQKTPKPQTKELMHLCMRQEAYLEALSHLQSPLDPSTLLAEVCVEQCTFMDSKMKPLWIMYSNEEAGSGGSVGIIFKNGDDLRQDMLTLQMIQLMDVLWKQEGLDLRMTPYGCLPTGDRTGLIEVVLRSDTIANIQLNKSNMAATAAFNKDALLNWLKSKNPGEALDRAIEEFTLSCAGYCVATYVLGIGDRHSDNIMIRESGQLFHIDFGHFLGNFKTKFGINRERVPFILTYDFVHVIQQGKTNNSEKFERFRGYCERAYTILRRHGLLFLHLFALMRAAGLPELSCSKDIQYLKDSLALGKTEEEALKHFRVKFNEALRESWKTKVNWLAHNVSKDNRQ; encoded by the exons ATGCCCCCTGGGGTGGACTGCCCCATGGAATTCTGGACCAAGGAGGAGAATCAGAGCGTCGTGGTTGACTTCCTGCTGCCCACAGGGGTCTACCTGAACTTCCCTGTGTCCCGCAATGCCAACCTCAGCACCATCAAGCAG CTGCTGTGGCACCGCGCCCAGTATGAGCCGCTCTTCCACATGCTCAGTGGCCCCGAGGCCTATGTGTTCACCTGCATCAACCAGACAGCGGAGCAGCAAGAGCTGGAGGACGAGCAACGGCGTCTGTGTGACGTGCAGCCCTTCCTGCCCGTCCTGCGCCTGGTGGCCCGTGAGGGCGACCGCGTGAAGAAGCTCATCAACTCACAGATCAGCCTCCTCATCGGCAAAG GCCTCCATGAGTTTGACTCCTTGTGCGACCCAGAAGTGAACGACTTTCGCGCCAAGATGTGCCAATTCTGCGAGGAGGCGGCCGCCCGCCGGCAGCAGCTGGGCTGGGAGGCCTGGCTGCAGTACAGTTTCCCCCTGCAGCTGGAGCCCTCGGCTCGAACCTGGGGGCCTGGCACCCTGCGGCTCCCGAACCGGGCCCTTCTGGTCAACGTTAAGTTTGAGGGCAGCGAG gAGAGCTTCACCTTCCAGGTGTCCACCAAGGACGTGCCGCTGGCGCTGATGGCCTGTGCCCTGCGGAAGAAGGCCACGGTGTTCCGGCAGCCGCTGGTGGAGCAGCCGGAAGACTACACGCTGCAGGTGAACGGCAGGCATGAGTACCTGTATGGCAGCTACCCGCTCTGCCAGTTCCAG AGCAACCCTGCCCCCCAGGTCCAGAAACCGCGTGCCAAACCACCTCCCATTCCTGCGAAGAAG CCTTCCTCTGTGTCCCTGTGGTCCCTGGAGCAGCCGTTCCGCATCGAGCTCATCCAGGGCAGCAAAGTGAACGCCGACGAGCGGATGAAG TTGGTGGTGCAGGCCGGGCTTTTCCACGGCAACGAGATGCTGTGCAAGACGGTGTCCAGCTCGGAGGTGAGCGTGTGCTCGGAGCCCGTGTGGAAGCAGCGGCTGGAGTTCGACATCAACATCTGCGACCTGCCCCGCATGGCCCGTCTCTGCTTTGCGCTGTACGCCGTGATCGAGAAAGCCAAGAAGGCTCGCTCCACCAAGAAGAAGTCCAAGAAGGCG GACTGCCCCATTGCCTGGGCCAACCTCATGCTGTTTGACTACAAGGACCAGCTTAAGACCGGGGAACGCTGCCTCTATATGTGGCCCTCTGTCCCAG ATGAGAAGGGCGAGCTGCTGAACCCCACGGGCACTGTGCGCAGTAACCCCAACACGGATAGCGCCGCCGCCCTGCTCATCTGCCTGCCCGAGGTGGCCCCGCACCCCGTGTACTACCCTGCCCTGGAGAAG ATCTTGGAGCTGGGGCGACACAGCGAGTGTGTGCATGTCACTGAGGAGGAg CAGCTGCAGCTGCGGGAAATCCTGGAGCGGCGGGGGTCTGGGGAGCTGTATGAGCACGAGAAGGACCTGGTGTGGAAGCTGCGGCATGAAGTCCAGGAGCACTTCCCGGAGGCGCTAGCCCGGCTGCTGCTGGTCACCAAGTGGAACAAGCATGAGGATGTGGCCCAG ATGCTCTACCTGCTGTGCTCCTGGCCGGAGCTGCCCGTCCTGAGCGCCCTGGAGCTGCTAGACTTCAGCTTCCCCGATTGCCACGTAGGCTCCTTCGCCATCAAGTCGCTGAGGAAACTGAC GGACGATGAGCTGTTCCAGTACCTGCTGCAGCTGGTGCAGGTGCTCAAGTACGAGTCCTACCTGGACTGCGAGCTGACCAAATTCCTGCTGGACCGGGCCCTGGCCAACCGCAAGATCGGCCACTTCCTTTTCTGGCACCTCCG CTCCGAGATGCACGTGCCGTCGGTGGCCCTGCGCTTCGGCCTCATCCTGGAGGCCTACTGCAGGGGCAGCACCCACCACATGAAGGTGCTGATGAAGCAG GGGGAAGCACTGAGCAAACTGAAGGCCCTGAATGACTTCGTCAAGCTGAGCTCTCAGAAGACCCCCAAGCCCCAGACCAAGGAGCTGATGCACTTGTGCATGCGGCAGGAGGCCTACCTAGAGGCCCTCTCCCACCTGCAGTCCCCACTCGACCCCAGCACCCTGCTGGCTGAAGTCTG CGTGGAGCAGTGCACCTTCATGGACTCCAAGATGAAGCCCCTGTGGATCATGTACAGCAACGAGGAGGCAGGCAGTGGCGGCAGCGTGGGCATCATCTTTAAGAACGGGGATG ACCTCCGGCAGGACATGCTGACCCTGCAGATGATCCAGCTCATGGACGTCCTGTGGAAGCAGGAGGGGCTGGACCTGAG GATGACCCCCTACGGCTGCCTCCCCACCGGGGACCGCACAGGCCTCATTGAGGTGGTACTCCGTTCAGACACCATCGCCAACATCCAACTCAACAAGAGCAACATGGCAGCCACAGCCGCCTTCAACAAGGACGCCCTGCTCAACTGGCTGAAGTCCAAGAACCCGGG GGAGGCCCTGGATCGAGCCATTGAGGAGTTCACCCTCTCCTGTGCTGGCTATTGTGTGGCCACATATGTGCTGGGCATCGGCGATCGGCACAGCGACAACATCATGATCCGAGAGAGTGGGCAG ctGTTCCACATTGATTTTGGCCACTTTCTGGGGAATTTCAAGACCAAGTTTGGAATCAACCGCGAGCGTGTCCCATTCATCCTCACCTATGACTTTGTCCATGTGATTCAGCAGGGGAAGACTAATAATAGTGAGAAATTTGAACG